In Paenibacillus sp. FSL M7-0420, a single genomic region encodes these proteins:
- a CDS encoding 1,4-dihydroxy-2-naphthoate polyprenyltransferase — protein MNIRTFFKFVELPTKVASMLPLLLGTLYALYRFEDFYILRFVLMLVSLLSFDMATTAINNYYDFKKAAKTHGYGYETHNPIVRFKLKESTVVALIVILLVLAAGGGIALVFQTGLLVFLLGGLSFLIGILYSFGPIPISRMPLGELFSGLFMGFVIIFISAYIHSDQAVVTLLLKGEWISLHINFLEVLYLFWFSVPAILGIAGIMLANNICDIEDDIENRRYTLPVYIGRENALLLWRLLYYVSFADLIVLVLLGVHPVLVLLLLLTLIPLRRNIARFYQEQHKGTTFILAVKNFVLMSAARILVLGIAVIWVTLR, from the coding sequence GTGAATATAAGAACTTTCTTCAAGTTTGTCGAGCTGCCGACGAAGGTGGCCAGTATGCTCCCGCTGCTGCTGGGGACGCTGTATGCTCTGTACCGGTTCGAGGATTTCTATATCCTGCGCTTCGTGCTGATGCTGGTGTCCCTCTTAAGCTTTGATATGGCGACAACAGCGATCAACAACTATTATGATTTCAAAAAGGCCGCCAAAACCCATGGCTACGGGTATGAGACCCATAATCCGATTGTCCGCTTCAAGCTGAAGGAGTCTACGGTGGTGGCGCTGATCGTCATTCTCCTTGTGCTGGCGGCAGGCGGGGGCATTGCCCTGGTGTTCCAGACCGGACTGCTGGTATTCCTGCTCGGGGGACTCTCCTTCCTGATCGGCATCCTGTACTCCTTCGGACCGATCCCCATCTCGCGGATGCCGCTCGGCGAGCTGTTCTCCGGGCTGTTCATGGGGTTCGTCATTATTTTCATCTCGGCCTATATCCATTCGGATCAGGCGGTGGTCACTCTCCTGCTGAAGGGGGAATGGATCAGCCTGCATATCAATTTCCTTGAGGTGCTGTATCTGTTCTGGTTCTCCGTCCCGGCGATTCTGGGCATTGCCGGAATTATGCTGGCGAACAATATCTGCGATATCGAGGATGATATCGAGAACCGCAGATACACACTGCCGGTGTATATCGGACGGGAGAATGCGCTGCTGCTGTGGAGGCTGCTCTATTATGTGTCTTTTGCCGATCTGATTGTGCTGGTGCTGCTCGGGGTCCATCCGGTCCTGGTCCTGCTGCTCCTGCTGACCCTGATTCCGCTGCGCCGTAATATTGCACGCTTCTATCAGGAGCAGCATAAAGGCACGACCTTCATCCTGGCGGTGAAGAATTTCGTGCTTATGAGTGCGGCAAGAATCCTTGTGCTGGGTATAGCTGTTATATGGGTTACACTAAGATAA
- a CDS encoding DUF6081 family protein, with amino-acid sequence MDKHLPANEGMPATQGKQTVIGDFHNILEEGKVWQTGGFKLPDGSFWAYREPEAVVIVRNEYLYVRAQLSRRHDQVQILDNAKHMYYSAQPVEIPEEGEIRFELQIRARTQGTAPGDLYDGYVSLNLLDFTTGAALDFFAGNDKYASVYGILPFPGVTVPETGGTKYFCIFKEDTDFKPREFNTYTITYHRGNNEAVFYVNGNEVRRERNVPVKFNSFTIALGIMTEKDLTPEGSVSAHGQTVIAEWSPVTITTTAQ; translated from the coding sequence ATGGACAAGCATCTGCCAGCGAACGAAGGTATGCCTGCAACACAGGGCAAGCAAACGGTGATCGGGGATTTCCATAACATACTGGAGGAAGGGAAGGTCTGGCAGACGGGCGGCTTTAAGCTGCCGGACGGCTCGTTCTGGGCGTATCGTGAGCCGGAGGCGGTGGTAATTGTGCGTAATGAGTATCTGTACGTGCGGGCTCAGCTGAGCCGCCGTCATGATCAGGTGCAGATTCTGGATAATGCCAAGCATATGTACTATTCGGCCCAGCCGGTAGAGATTCCGGAGGAAGGCGAAATCCGCTTCGAGCTCCAGATCCGCGCCCGCACACAGGGCACTGCACCAGGGGATCTGTATGACGGCTATGTGTCGCTGAATCTGCTGGACTTCACCACAGGCGCTGCGCTTGATTTCTTCGCCGGCAACGACAAATATGCCAGTGTGTACGGCATCCTTCCGTTCCCCGGGGTAACTGTACCCGAGACGGGAGGGACCAAATACTTCTGTATTTTCAAGGAGGATACGGACTTCAAGCCGCGCGAATTCAACACGTACACCATCACCTACCACCGGGGCAACAATGAGGCTGTCTTCTATGTGAATGGGAATGAGGTGCGGCGCGAGCGGAATGTGCCCGTGAAATTCAACAGCTTCACCATCGCTCTGGGCATTATGACGGAGAAGGACCTGACCCCGGAAGGCAGCGTGTCGGCGCACGGACAGACGGTTATCGCTGAGTGGTCGCCGGTTACCATTACAACCACCGCACAGTAA
- a CDS encoding prenyltransferase: MMEKWTLFKKASRFGVIPVMLIPVVLGTAGAYVWQGVFHPFLFVITFIGAAAAHLFSNMVNDLWDFRNGTDTEAQHTPGAISTNSGLLSGGVMRESLFALLTWGLLAVAAGCGLLLSLYSGWEILWFVAGGALIAYFYVAPPLRFGYRGKGYSELAIFLAFGLMPVLGAYFVQTGGFSLKPVLLSLPSGLLTTLLLFNHHFLHWRADQQAGKRTLVVVWGERRALIFSQVLLYISYASLIVCVLLHILPVYALLALLTAIAPIRIYRSLQPENPSEAYLPLMGASQRASVRCGAVMTAALLIQGLF, translated from the coding sequence ATGATGGAGAAGTGGACCCTTTTTAAGAAAGCCTCACGGTTTGGAGTGATCCCCGTTATGCTCATACCGGTTGTCCTGGGAACAGCCGGGGCCTATGTATGGCAGGGAGTGTTCCATCCGTTTTTATTTGTAATAACGTTCATCGGAGCGGCTGCGGCCCATTTATTCTCCAATATGGTGAATGACCTGTGGGATTTCCGCAACGGCACGGATACAGAGGCGCAGCATACACCTGGAGCCATCTCTACGAACTCCGGGCTGCTGTCCGGGGGCGTCATGCGCGAGTCGCTGTTTGCCCTGCTGACCTGGGGGCTGCTGGCCGTTGCGGCCGGGTGTGGCCTGCTGCTCAGCCTGTACAGCGGCTGGGAGATTCTGTGGTTTGTAGCCGGCGGTGCACTGATCGCTTATTTCTATGTGGCTCCGCCGCTGCGGTTCGGATACCGGGGCAAGGGCTACAGTGAGCTTGCGATCTTCCTGGCCTTTGGACTCATGCCGGTTCTCGGCGCTTATTTCGTTCAGACCGGGGGGTTCAGCCTGAAGCCGGTGCTGTTATCGTTGCCGAGCGGCCTGCTCACAACCCTGCTGCTGTTCAATCATCACTTTCTGCACTGGAGAGCCGACCAGCAGGCCGGCAAACGCACACTGGTCGTGGTATGGGGTGAACGCAGGGCGCTGATCTTCTCGCAGGTACTGCTCTACATCTCCTATGCTTCACTGATTGTATGTGTGCTGCTTCATATCTTGCCGGTATACGCGCTGCTCGCTCTGCTGACAGCCATTGCCCCGATACGGATCTACCGCAGCCTCCAGCCGGAGAATCCCTCTGAAGCCTATCTGCCGCTTATGGGTGCCTCACAGCGCGCCTCGGTACGCTGCGGGGCGGTCATGACAGCAGCCCTGCTGATCCAGGGGCTATTTTAA